The following are encoded together in the Malaya genurostris strain Urasoe2022 chromosome 3, Malgen_1.1, whole genome shotgun sequence genome:
- the LOC131439059 gene encoding uncharacterized protein LOC131439059 yields MRKFLLNAVLIAIVVISCQSVLCDSDQNETIVTETEVINYIPENQQLLNHSATDPIAYEEQDVTRFIDVLKHQLRCGYPKFGIPSLVPLKLSYKFKTSLDFLSMKKIHVSASNFMIYGLDNFNWLSSNTSFTRTGTNLTINFPNITVTADTSLNGINGSSRLSLFDTLVFLVSQYEEKDDLLYVTDLNGDMTLKAAGVKIAHLFPKSGKLTKIWNKAIGDSLPVVTKLLTTRKIRVEVISRFINGAKYYTLSSANSALATYKLNFDGVVESFKRFSDKTDDSLMCDKEDSVGESRIM; encoded by the exons ATGAGAAAGTTTCTACTTAACGCAGTTCTGATCGCAATTGTGGTTATAAGCTGCCAATCGGTATTATGTGATAGTGACCAAAATGAAACAATAGTAACCGAAACGGAAGTTATCAACTATATTCCAGAAAATCAACAATTACTAAACCATAGTGCAACGGATCCTATTGCCTATGAAG AACAAGATGTGACTCGGTTCATTGATGTATTGAAACATCAACTTAGATGCGGTTATCCAAAGTTTGGTATTCCATCTCTAGTACCGTTGAAGTTATCGTACAAGTTCAAAACATCGTTGGATTTCTTGAGTATGAAAAA AATACACGTTAGTGCTTCGAACTTTATGATCTATGGTCTCGATAACTTCAACTGGCTGTCTTCGAATACTTCATTCACCCGTACCGGGACTAATCTGACCATCAATTTTCCCAACATTACGGTTACGGCCGATACTTCGCTAAATGGAATCAACGGATCATCTCGGTTGTCTCTGTTTGACACACTTGTCTTTCTAGTGTCTCAGTACGAGGAAAAGGACGATTTGCTTTACGTGACCGATTTGAATGGTGATATGACGCTGAAGGCAGCAGGA GTGAAAATAGCTCACCTATTTCCGAAAAGCGGAAAGTTGACCAAGATCTGGAATAAAGCTATCGGCGACTCACTTCCAGTGGTGACCAAACTACTAACCACGCGGAAAATTCGTGTCGAGGTCATCAGTCGATTCATCAACGGGGCCAAATACTACACGTTAAGCTCGGCAAACAGTGCCCTTGCGACTTACAAACTAAACTTTGACGGGGTGGTTGAAAGCTTCAAGCGTTTCTCCGACAAAACGGATGATTCATTAATGTGCGACAAGGAAGATTCGGTAGGTGAATCTAGGATAATGTAA